One part of the Amphiprion ocellaris isolate individual 3 ecotype Okinawa chromosome 24, ASM2253959v1, whole genome shotgun sequence genome encodes these proteins:
- the ndfip2 gene encoding NEDD4 family-interacting protein 2, producing the protein MDPASRYQVLHNEDDSSEASTSEQQPCTSATAQASASGQSQAQASLTPDPTAGEASGSRTQGELDAPPPPYASIDLGATAAAPETSFQGDFPVPPPYSVATSLPTYDEAEKAKAAAMAASTVEVMPRDDEFPPRDDFSDADQLRVGNDGIFMLAFFMAFLFNWIGFCLSFCLTNTIAGRYGAICGFGLSLIKWILIVRFSDYFTGYFNGQYWLWWIFLLLGLLLFFRGFVNYLKVRNMSENMATSHRTRLFFLY; encoded by the exons ATGGACCCAGCGAGCCGATACCAAGTG TTGCACAATGAGGACGATTCTTCGGAGGCCTCCACAAGTGAGCAGCAGCCGTGTACTTCTGCCACAGCCCAGGCCAGTGCGTCTGGCCAGAGCCAGGCCCAGGCCAGCCTGACCCCTGATCCCACAGCAGGCGAAGCATCGGGCTCAAGGACTCAGGGGGAGCTGGACGCACCACCACCTCCCTACGCATCCATTGACCTGGGAGCAACCGCTGCAGCACCCG agactAGTTTCCAAGGCGATTTCCCAGTGCCTCCGCCCTACAGCGTCGCCACCTCACTGCCCACATATGATGAAGCTGAGAAGGCCAAAGCAGCCGCCATGGCTGCATCCACAGTGGAGGTGATGCCACGG GATGATGAATTCCCTCCAAGAGATGATTTCAGTGATGCTGATCAGCTCCGAGTTGGGAATGATGGAATCTTCATGTTGGCCTTTTTCA TGGCCTTCCTCTTCAACTGGATCGGGTTCTGCCTGTCCTTCTGTCTGACCAACACTATTGCAGGACGCTACGGAGCAATCTGTGGCTTCGGCCTTTCTCTCATCAAGTGGATTCTGATTGTGAGG TTCTCTGACTACTTTACCGGCTACTTCAATGGTCAGTACTGGCTCTGGTGGATCTTCCTGTTGCTCG GCCTCCTGCTGTTCTTCAGGGGTTTCGTGAACTACCTTAAAGTCCGCAACATGTCAGAGAACATGGCCACCTCCCATAGAACACGCCTCTTCTTCCTCTACTAA